One Nonomuraea angiospora DNA segment encodes these proteins:
- a CDS encoding helix-turn-helix transcriptional regulator, translating into MRASRLVSILLLLQTRGRMTAQDLAERLEVSVRTIYRDVESLHAAGIPLYGDAGPKGGYQLLDGYRTRLTGLTADEAESLFLAGLPGPAAELGLGAVVTAAQLKLMAALPVELRDRAGRIQERFHLDAPTWYRDQEPVTYLPAVADAVWNERRIQVRYRRWKAPQEVERRLDPYGLVVKAGRWYLVARAGEDVRTYRVSQILDLHPLPESFTRPDGFDLAAYWQGYLAEFEARLRRGEAVLRLSPRGVERVPDLMTPGVVAAARESAQPPDEEGWTRVTVPIESIEHALAEFLRLGTDAEVLAPAELRDRMAATTAELAARYHPA; encoded by the coding sequence GTGCGTGCTTCCCGCCTGGTCTCGATCCTGCTGCTCCTGCAGACGCGCGGCCGGATGACCGCGCAGGATCTGGCCGAGCGGCTGGAGGTCTCGGTACGCACCATCTACCGCGACGTCGAGTCCCTGCACGCCGCCGGCATCCCCCTGTACGGCGACGCGGGCCCGAAGGGCGGCTACCAGCTGCTCGACGGCTACCGCACCCGGCTCACCGGGCTGACGGCCGACGAGGCCGAGTCGCTGTTCCTGGCCGGCCTGCCGGGTCCGGCGGCGGAGCTGGGGCTGGGCGCGGTGGTCACGGCCGCGCAGCTCAAGCTCATGGCGGCGCTGCCGGTCGAGCTGCGCGACCGCGCCGGACGCATCCAGGAGCGCTTCCACCTCGACGCGCCCACCTGGTACCGCGACCAGGAGCCGGTGACCTACCTGCCCGCCGTGGCCGACGCCGTCTGGAACGAGCGCCGCATCCAGGTCAGATACCGCCGCTGGAAGGCGCCCCAGGAGGTGGAGCGGCGGCTGGACCCGTACGGGCTGGTCGTCAAGGCCGGGCGGTGGTATCTCGTCGCGCGGGCGGGCGAGGACGTGCGCACCTACCGCGTCTCGCAGATCCTCGACCTGCACCCGCTCCCCGAGAGCTTCACCAGGCCGGACGGCTTCGACTTAGCGGCCTACTGGCAGGGATACCTGGCCGAGTTCGAGGCCCGGCTGCGGCGGGGCGAGGCGGTGCTCCGGCTGTCGCCGCGCGGCGTCGAACGCGTGCCCGACCTCATGACCCCCGGCGTGGTGGCGGCGGCCAGGGAGAGCGCCCAACCGCCCGACGAGGAGGGCTGGACGCGGGTCACGGTGCCGATCGAGTCGATCGAGCACGCGCTGGCCGAGTTCCTGCGGCTGGGCACGGACGCCGAGGTGCTCGCCCCCGCCGAGCTGCGT